A genomic region of Candidatus Zixiibacteriota bacterium contains the following coding sequences:
- the zapB gene encoding cell division protein ZapB — protein sequence MSNLEKLQSKVTELVAKFETLQAEKTSLEVECGELRSQIKTLEGRTRALTTENGQLTKALQATNDVALKRISKIVDKIDQVQAELKIS from the coding sequence ATGAGTAACTTGGAAAAGCTTCAGTCCAAGGTGACCGAGTTGGTCGCGAAGTTCGAGACGCTACAGGCCGAGAAGACGAGTCTGGAGGTTGAATGTGGCGAACTGCGGAGCCAGATCAAGACCCTGGAGGGGCGTACCCGGGCGTTGACAACAGAGAACGGACAGCTTACCAAGGCATTACAGGCCACGAACGATGTAGCGCTCAAGCGGATATCGAAAATCGTTGATAAAATTGATCAAGTCCAGGCCGAGCTCAAAATTTCTTGA
- a CDS encoding cell division protein ZapA has product MTEDKKQTVTVNIYGEDYPIRGDANPDYIQEVASYLDAKMREISEPNGSRSPAKVAILAALNITDELFKARRASSHEVKTIEEKTQTILEWLETKLPTQQPAR; this is encoded by the coding sequence ATGACGGAAGATAAAAAACAAACCGTAACGGTTAACATTTACGGCGAAGACTATCCGATTCGGGGGGACGCCAATCCTGATTATATCCAAGAGGTGGCATCCTATCTCGATGCGAAGATGCGCGAGATCTCCGAACCGAATGGTAGTCGATCGCCTGCCAAGGTTGCCATTTTGGCAGCGTTGAACATTACCGACGAGTTGTTTAAGGCACGTCGTGCCTCTTCTCACGAAGTGAAGACCATTGAAGAAAAGACGCAGACCATTTTGGAATGGCTCGAGACCAAGTTGCCCACACAGCAACCGGCGCGTTGA
- the rny gene encoding ribonuclease Y has translation MSPLVILIIELVGAVVAASLVTYLLASKTSFGKIRRAEESAKRIVDDAVKEAEIKKKEALLEAKDEWYKSKVAFERDLQAKKADFQKVEKKLAEREINLDRKVDILDKKEKEFVNKDKALQHREKGISVREKELEQLIIDQNKQLERVAQMSSEEAKRVLMDNLIGQAKMEAAAIVKEIKEKAEQQAEKEAREIIIQAIYRCAAEHTVESTVSVVPLPNDEMKGRIIGREGRNIRTFETLTGVDVIVDDTPEAVILSAYDPVRREVARMALEKLVVDGRIHPTRIEEVVEKANKEMSIMVREAGEQACFELGLHGIHDDVINLMGKLRYRTSYGQNVLGHVKEVATLCALMAAELGLDAELAKRAGFLHDIGKAIDRETEGTHTEIG, from the coding sequence ATGTCGCCTCTGGTGATTTTGATTATCGAGTTGGTCGGCGCCGTAGTCGCCGCGTCGCTCGTGACGTATCTGCTTGCCAGTAAGACGTCGTTCGGCAAGATTCGCCGCGCCGAGGAGTCAGCCAAGCGGATCGTTGACGACGCCGTCAAGGAAGCAGAGATTAAGAAGAAGGAAGCCTTGCTTGAGGCCAAGGACGAGTGGTACAAGTCCAAGGTTGCGTTCGAGCGGGACCTGCAGGCCAAGAAAGCGGATTTCCAGAAAGTCGAGAAGAAGCTGGCAGAGCGGGAGATTAATCTTGACCGCAAGGTGGATATTCTTGATAAGAAGGAAAAGGAATTCGTCAACAAGGATAAGGCGCTGCAGCATCGCGAGAAGGGGATTTCCGTGCGCGAGAAGGAGCTGGAGCAGCTGATTATCGACCAGAATAAGCAGTTAGAACGGGTGGCGCAGATGTCCTCGGAGGAGGCCAAGCGCGTGCTGATGGACAATCTGATCGGCCAAGCCAAGATGGAGGCGGCCGCGATTGTCAAGGAGATCAAGGAGAAGGCGGAGCAACAGGCGGAGAAAGAGGCGCGCGAGATCATCATCCAGGCGATTTATCGCTGTGCCGCCGAGCATACGGTGGAGTCGACGGTGTCGGTCGTGCCGTTGCCGAACGACGAGATGAAGGGGCGCATCATCGGCCGCGAGGGGCGCAATATCCGCACGTTTGAGACCCTGACCGGTGTTGATGTGATCGTTGACGACACGCCGGAGGCGGTTATTCTTTCCGCTTACGACCCGGTGCGGCGCGAGGTGGCGCGCATGGCGCTGGAGAAGCTGGTGGTGGACGGCCGCATCCATCCGACGCGCATTGAAGAGGTGGTTGAGAAAGCGAACAAGGAAATGTCGATCATGGTGCGCGAGGCGGGCGAACAGGCGTGTTTTGAGCTGGGCTTGCACGGCATCCACGACGACGTCATCAATTTGATGGGCAAGCTGCGGTACCGGACGTCCTACGGTCAGAACGTCCTGGGTCACGTGAAGGAAGTTGCGACGCTGTGCGCGCTGATGGCGGCGGAGCTGGGGCTCGATGCCGAGTTGGCCAAGCGCGCCGGATTCCTGCACGATATCGGCAAGGCGATCGACCGCGAAACCGAGGGCACGCACACCGAGATCGG